The following proteins are co-located in the Bacillus pumilus genome:
- a CDS encoding sialate O-acetylesterase, with the protein MKSLLLIGQSNMAGRGFKHEVPPIYNERIMMLRNGRWQMMTEPIHFDRPVAGVGLAASFAEAWCKDHEGEKIGLIPCAEGGSSIDEWSLVGALFRHAINEAKIAKENSELVGILWHQGESDSQDGKYKEYYEKILRLFHELRTELSVPNIPLLIGGLGDYLGKVAFGAGCVEYQRINEELQKYAHHNENCYYVTAKGLISNPDGIHINAMSQRIFGIRYYEAFRKEEHIHEPLPNENELVNECHNRMNTSAEKTYIALENFALGKITYEELLEALS; encoded by the coding sequence ATGAAGTCACTTTTACTAATTGGACAATCAAATATGGCGGGGCGCGGCTTCAAGCATGAAGTGCCTCCGATTTATAATGAAAGAATCATGATGCTGCGAAATGGTAGATGGCAAATGATGACTGAACCCATTCATTTTGATAGGCCGGTAGCTGGCGTAGGACTGGCGGCTTCCTTTGCGGAGGCTTGGTGCAAGGATCATGAAGGAGAGAAGATTGGTCTTATTCCATGTGCCGAAGGTGGCAGTTCCATTGATGAGTGGTCGCTAGTCGGAGCATTATTTCGTCATGCAATAAATGAAGCTAAAATTGCAAAGGAAAATAGCGAATTGGTCGGGATATTATGGCATCAAGGAGAAAGTGACAGCCAAGATGGGAAATACAAAGAATACTATGAAAAAATACTAAGATTATTTCATGAACTAAGAACTGAATTATCTGTACCTAACATTCCGCTTTTAATAGGAGGTTTGGGCGATTACTTGGGAAAGGTGGCATTTGGCGCAGGGTGTGTGGAATATCAACGTATTAATGAGGAACTACAAAAATATGCACATCATAATGAAAATTGTTATTATGTTACTGCGAAAGGTCTTATATCTAACCCAGACGGAATTCACATCAATGCGATGTCCCAGAGAATATTTGGTATAAGATACTATGAAGCATTTCGAAAAGAAGAACATATACATGAACCATTACCAAATGAAAATGAGTTAGTCAATGAATGTCATAATAGAATGAATACTTCAGCGGAGAAAACATATATAGCACTAGAAAATTTCGCGTTGGGCAAGATTACTTACGAAGAGTTGCTGGAGGCTTTATCATAG
- the catA gene encoding type A chloramphenicol O-acetyltransferase, with product MFKQIDENYPRKEHFHHYMTLTQCSYSLVIDLDITTLYSILKEKKLKVYPVQIYLLARAVQKIREFRMDQVNDELGYWELLHPSYTILNKETKTFSSIWTPYDENFAQFYKSCAADIETFSESSKLFPKPHMPKNMFNISSLPWIDFTSFHLSVSTDETYLLPIFTLGQFKMKEEKIILPVAIQVHHAVCDGYHVGQYVEYLRWLIKHCEEWLNDSLHIT from the coding sequence ATGTTTAAACAAATAGACGAAAATTACCCGCGAAAAGAGCACTTTCATCATTATATGACGTTAACTCAATGCTCATATAGCCTGGTGATTGATCTAGACATCACGACATTGTATTCAATATTGAAAGAAAAAAAGCTAAAAGTATATCCTGTGCAAATTTATTTGTTAGCAAGAGCTGTGCAAAAAATACGAGAGTTTCGAATGGATCAAGTGAACGATGAACTTGGCTACTGGGAACTTCTCCATCCTAGTTATACGATTTTAAATAAAGAAACGAAGACATTTTCAAGTATTTGGACGCCTTATGACGAAAACTTTGCTCAGTTTTATAAAAGCTGTGCAGCGGACATTGAAACATTTAGTGAAAGCAGCAAACTATTTCCAAAACCTCATATGCCAAAAAACATGTTCAATATTTCAAGTCTACCGTGGATTGATTTCACTTCGTTTCATCTTAGTGTATCTACAGATGAAACTTATTTACTGCCAATATTTACGTTAGGTCAATTTAAGATGAAAGAAGAAAAAATCATCTTACCAGTCGCCATTCAAGTACATCATGCTGTTTGTGATGGCTATCACGTCGGTCAATATGTGGAATATTTGAGGTGGCTTATAAAACATTGTGAAGAGTGGTTAAATGATTCATTGCATATTACCTGA
- a CDS encoding response regulator aspartate phosphatase — protein MEKVLSSHVGVKINEWYKMIRQFSVPDAEILKAEVEKEIERMEEDQDLLIYYQLMCFRHQLMLDYIKPSEQRSLSIADLVDKIENSNHKLSGMLHYYNAFFRGMYEFSIKEYVQAIQYYKIAERQLALVVDDIEQAEFHFKVAEAYYIMKQTHVSMHHIIKALEIYDQYELYKIRTVQCLFVIAGNYDDFKQYEKSLIHLNKACSIAGKIADKRLIAKVLLNIGNNYEKKQDYAKAIQYYQESLEISEDGMDDVKSVIYVNLCWALYKTGKTDEASKLVDKALKLISHKENPHEILLIRSIRTTYESNDEDKIQAMLQTFEEKQLFVFVEEFTKNLAVIHEKRGKFEKATEYYRMAFQAQQNIQKGECLYEY, from the coding sequence ATGGAGAAAGTTCTTTCTTCACATGTAGGTGTGAAAATAAATGAATGGTATAAAATGATTCGGCAATTCAGTGTACCTGATGCAGAGATTTTGAAAGCTGAGGTAGAAAAAGAAATTGAACGGATGGAAGAGGATCAGGATTTACTGATTTATTATCAATTGATGTGCTTTCGGCATCAGCTTATGCTTGATTATATCAAACCTTCAGAGCAACGGTCTTTATCCATTGCAGACCTAGTGGATAAAATCGAAAATTCAAATCATAAATTATCCGGCATGCTGCATTATTATAACGCATTTTTTCGTGGCATGTATGAGTTCAGTATAAAAGAATATGTACAGGCCATTCAATATTACAAGATCGCTGAGAGGCAGCTCGCACTGGTTGTAGATGATATTGAGCAAGCGGAGTTTCACTTCAAGGTGGCTGAAGCCTACTATATTATGAAACAAACCCATGTTTCCATGCATCACATTATTAAGGCACTTGAAATTTACGATCAGTATGAGTTATACAAGATTAGAACAGTTCAATGTTTATTTGTAATAGCAGGAAATTATGATGATTTTAAGCAGTATGAAAAATCATTAATACACCTGAATAAAGCCTGTTCCATCGCTGGAAAAATAGCGGATAAAAGGTTGATTGCCAAGGTACTTTTAAATATAGGAAACAATTATGAAAAAAAACAAGATTATGCAAAGGCTATCCAATATTATCAAGAGTCCCTTGAAATATCAGAAGATGGTATGGACGATGTAAAATCGGTCATATATGTTAACCTTTGTTGGGCGCTATATAAGACAGGAAAAACTGATGAAGCATCCAAATTAGTGGATAAAGCTTTGAAACTGATCTCTCATAAAGAGAACCCGCACGAAATTCTATTAATACGTTCTATAAGAACTACATATGAAAGTAATGATGAGGATAAGATTCAAGCTATGCTTCAGACATTTGAAGAAAAGCAGTTGTTTGTTTTCGTAGAAGAATTCACTAAAAATCTTGCAGTTATTCATGAAAAAAGAGGAAAGTTTGAGAAAGCAACAGAATATTACAGGATGGCATTTCAAGCCCAACAAAATATTCAAAAAGGAGAGTGTCTTTATGAGTATTAA
- a CDS encoding RapH phosphatase inhibitor encodes MSIKKMIIISSIIFLGAGVYEASSTIKPASNRNTTMEDSNRNTTFIPQKIDRNTASQNV; translated from the coding sequence ATGAGTATTAAAAAAATGATTATTATAAGCTCTATAATCTTTCTAGGTGCAGGTGTATATGAAGCATCTAGTACGATAAAACCAGCATCAAATCGAAATACAACAATGGAAGATTCAAATAGAAATACAACTTTCATTCCACAAAAAATCGATCGAAACACAGCATCTCAAAACGTATAG
- a CDS encoding type 1 glutamine amidotransferase family protein, with product MKKVFFLLLDEYADWEGAYLASSLNQKEDWSVYTISLEQIVRSIGGFKTTVDYIIGSEPDHFDLLVMIGGNSWGDDSKKLLHFVENTFRQNIPVAAICGAVDYLAKNGLLNHHSHTGNSADLWRDDEHYEPTCEFIEKQAVRDKQLVTANGTAPIEFTSLTLEMIEFDTPENIEKIIFMNRYGFYEYCHKYGNPYA from the coding sequence ATGAAAAAGGTGTTTTTTCTTCTATTAGATGAGTATGCTGATTGGGAAGGTGCTTATTTAGCCTCTTCATTAAATCAAAAGGAAGATTGGTCAGTTTATACTATTTCTTTAGAGCAAATTGTTCGTTCAATAGGTGGTTTTAAAACAACTGTCGATTACATCATAGGATCAGAACCTGACCATTTTGATTTGCTCGTGATGATTGGTGGGAACTCCTGGGGTGATGACAGTAAAAAGCTTTTACATTTCGTTGAAAATACATTTCGTCAAAACATTCCGGTAGCGGCGATATGCGGAGCAGTGGATTATTTGGCAAAAAACGGATTGTTGAATCATCATAGCCATACGGGGAATTCTGCTGATTTATGGAGAGATGACGAACATTATGAACCGACCTGTGAGTTCATAGAGAAACAGGCGGTAAGAGATAAACAATTGGTCACCGCAAATGGAACTGCCCCGATTGAATTTACTAGTTTAACTTTAGAAATGATAGAATTTGATACTCCTGAGAACATTGAAAAAATAATATTTATGAATCGTTATGGTTTTTATGAATATTGTCATAAGTATGGAAATCCTTATGCTTAA